From one Bacillus sp. FJAT-42376 genomic stretch:
- a CDS encoding LacI family DNA-binding transcriptional regulator, which translates to MATIEDVARSAGLSRTTVSRVINDHPYVSLAKKKKVMEAMEELGYVPNSAARSLRNQRTGVIAVLIPRVMNPFFSQLIETLELAASESFYQLIICQTQYSAQKELTYLNLLKTKQVDGVILTSTENDWSVIEGYLDYGPIVLCNEFDQRANVPMIFMDQKEAGYKAARHLIEQGHRKIAYACGRYRSNVASAREEGVRKALAEAGLLFDEENAFREAITSEDGKDIFHMIRTKHDPPTAIFTGSDEVAAGIISEASRFNWKIPGDLAVAGFDNQVITELMNPRITTVEQPVCEMALKTMEIMMARIRLRQFSGREMHKFYMKLIIRESTKLQAELATIPY; encoded by the coding sequence ATGGCAACAATAGAGGATGTAGCAAGAAGTGCCGGGCTGTCCCGAACCACGGTATCAAGGGTGATTAATGACCATCCGTATGTATCTCTTGCTAAAAAAAAGAAAGTGATGGAAGCGATGGAGGAACTGGGCTATGTTCCAAATTCGGCAGCGAGGAGCCTCAGAAATCAGCGAACTGGAGTTATTGCTGTCCTAATCCCCCGGGTGATGAATCCTTTCTTCAGCCAGCTCATTGAAACGCTTGAGCTAGCGGCATCCGAAAGCTTCTACCAGCTTATTATCTGTCAAACACAATATTCCGCACAAAAGGAATTAACGTACTTAAATTTGCTGAAGACAAAACAAGTGGACGGGGTGATCCTTACTTCAACTGAAAATGACTGGAGTGTTATAGAAGGATACTTGGATTACGGACCAATCGTTTTGTGCAATGAATTTGATCAGCGGGCTAATGTTCCGATGATTTTTATGGATCAGAAAGAAGCCGGCTATAAAGCGGCCAGACATCTCATTGAGCAGGGACACAGAAAAATTGCGTACGCCTGCGGACGGTATCGCAGCAACGTGGCGAGCGCCCGCGAAGAAGGGGTCAGAAAAGCATTAGCGGAAGCCGGTCTGCTATTTGATGAAGAGAATGCGTTTCGTGAAGCGATCACAAGCGAGGACGGCAAGGATATCTTCCATATGATCCGGACAAAGCATGATCCCCCGACCGCGATTTTTACGGGATCCGACGAAGTCGCAGCAGGAATTATTTCGGAAGCATCCCGCTTTAATTGGAAGATACCGGGTGATCTTGCAGTAGCCGGTTTTGATAATCAGGTCATCACGGAACTTATGAATCCGAGGATTACGACCGTTGAGCAGCCAGTGTGCGAAATGGCGTTGAAAACGATGGAAATCATGATGGCAAGAATCAGGCTGCGGCAATTTTCAGGCAGGGAAATGCACAAATTTTATATGAAGCTCATTATCAGGGAGTCCACTAAATTACAGGCCGAACTGGCAACCATTCCATATTAG
- the yhfH gene encoding protein YhfH, producing the protein MLIKLTEFFRNLPGKQCSECGKEIEEQHECYGNTCSSCMNVQDL; encoded by the coding sequence ATGTTAATTAAATTAACTGAATTTTTCAGAAACTTACCGGGTAAGCAGTGTTCAGAATGCGGGAAAGAAATAGAAGAGCAGCATGAATGCTACGGCAACACATGCAGCAGCTGCATGAACGTTCAGGATTTATAA
- a CDS encoding MBL fold metallo-hydrolase: protein MKVTVIGQWGGYPGPGEASSGYLLEKNGYSLLLDCGSAVLSQLQLYTELKALDAVLISHYHHDHVADIGPLQYGRLVSGFLDKDVPVLPIYGHNGDQDGFDRLTYKHVTEGRVYDPDQPLQIGPFQVRFLQTDHPAECYAFRITDGESVIVYTADSSFKEEFIPFSEGADLLISECNFYAEQDGKSAGHMNCHDAAVIARDADVKQCLLSHLPHFGNHQDLLNEAKTIYNGSIQLASKGWTWSKDEGGNHNGSNAVY, encoded by the coding sequence ATGAAAGTAACCGTAATCGGACAGTGGGGAGGATACCCCGGACCGGGTGAGGCTTCGTCGGGCTATTTGCTTGAGAAAAATGGATACAGTCTGCTGCTGGACTGCGGGAGTGCTGTTTTATCACAGCTCCAGCTGTATACCGAATTGAAAGCACTGGATGCAGTGCTCATCTCTCATTACCACCATGACCACGTCGCGGATATCGGTCCGCTGCAATATGGACGGCTCGTGTCCGGTTTTTTGGATAAGGATGTGCCGGTTTTGCCGATTTATGGACATAATGGAGATCAGGATGGATTTGACAGGCTCACGTATAAACATGTAACCGAAGGAAGGGTGTACGACCCGGATCAGCCTCTTCAGATCGGGCCTTTTCAAGTTCGGTTCCTTCAAACCGATCACCCTGCTGAATGCTACGCGTTCCGCATTACCGATGGAGAATCAGTCATCGTCTATACAGCGGATTCAAGCTTCAAGGAGGAATTTATCCCATTTTCCGAAGGAGCGGACCTGCTCATTTCAGAATGTAATTTTTACGCGGAACAAGACGGGAAAAGTGCCGGCCATATGAACTGCCATGATGCTGCCGTGATTGCGAGGGATGCGGATGTAAAGCAATGCCTTCTTTCCCATCTGCCGCACTTTGGAAACCATCAGGATCTACTAAACGAAGCAAAGACCATCTACAATGGATCCATCCAGCTTGCGTCAAAAGGATGGACCTGGTCCAAGGATGAAGGAGGAAATCATAATGGCTCAAATGCTGTTTATTGA
- a CDS encoding lipoate--protein ligase: MLFIDNKKITDPRMNLAIEEYCLKNLDPEQSYLLFYINEPSIIIGKNQNTIEEINTKYVEEQGLHVVRRLSGGGAVYHDLGNLNFSFITKDDGDSFHNFKKFTEPVIEALKRLGVNAELSGRNDILAEGRKISGNAQFSTRGRMFSHGTLLFDSEMENVVSALVVKKDKIESKGIKSIRSRVANISEFLEKKISIEEFRSLLLSYIFDTDGEVPQYVLSEDDWTAIRKLSEERYQNWDWNYGKSPKFNLQHSHRFPVGQIDVRMEVSKGVIHECKIYGDFFGVGDVSEIEELLSGARYEKAELEKLLRPVNVQHYFGNITKDQFLDLLY; the protein is encoded by the coding sequence ATGCTGTTTATTGACAATAAAAAGATAACGGATCCGAGGATGAACCTCGCGATTGAGGAATACTGCCTTAAAAATCTGGATCCTGAACAATCCTATTTGCTGTTTTACATAAATGAACCTTCCATTATTATCGGAAAAAATCAGAATACCATTGAAGAAATCAATACGAAATACGTGGAGGAACAGGGACTTCATGTCGTGAGAAGACTGTCCGGCGGAGGAGCTGTTTATCATGACCTTGGAAATCTGAATTTCAGCTTTATCACAAAAGATGACGGGGACAGCTTCCACAATTTTAAAAAGTTCACAGAGCCTGTGATTGAAGCTCTTAAAAGGCTTGGGGTGAATGCGGAACTCAGCGGCCGGAATGACATCCTGGCTGAAGGACGTAAAATTTCAGGGAATGCCCAGTTTTCCACAAGAGGAAGGATGTTCAGCCACGGAACGCTCCTGTTTGATTCGGAAATGGAGAACGTCGTATCGGCACTCGTCGTGAAAAAGGACAAAATAGAGTCCAAAGGAATTAAATCCATCCGCAGCCGGGTCGCCAATATCAGTGAATTCTTAGAAAAGAAAATCTCAATCGAAGAATTCAGATCACTGCTGCTGAGCTATATTTTTGATACGGACGGGGAAGTGCCTCAGTACGTGCTGTCAGAAGACGACTGGACAGCAATCCGTAAACTTTCAGAAGAAAGGTATCAAAATTGGGACTGGAATTACGGGAAGTCGCCGAAGTTCAATCTTCAGCACTCCCACCGCTTCCCGGTCGGCCAGATTGATGTGCGGATGGAAGTGAGTAAAGGAGTCATTCACGAATGCAAAATCTACGGTGACTTCTTCGGAGTCGGGGATGTATCCGAAATCGAAGAGCTGCTCTCAGGCGCACGCTATGAAAAAGCTGAGCTTGAGAAGCTGCTGAGACCGGTCAATGTTCAGCATTACTTCGGAAATATCACAAAAGATCAGTTCCTGGACTTGCTTTATTAA